The Nocardia sp. NBC_01329 sequence GCGCCAGGTCACAGCTCGGGATGAGCATGTCGTGATCGCCCGGGCTCGAGTCTTCGATCATCGACAACAGCGGACGACGGGTGTTGTCCATCAAGCTGTCGCCGACCCGGATCGTCAATCGGCCGTGGTGCATCCAGGTATGAGGTGCCGACAGAAATCGCGTGGGCTTCTCCGCCGAGAGCGCCCAGGTGTCGACCACCTGCCGACCGTGGGTGTTCGTCACCACGAGTTCGTCTCCGGCGGAGAGCTCGACTGTCGTTCCGGTGCGGGCGGCAAGTTCCATGACCTCGCACTTCCTTCCACTACACAAACGATTGGGTTGCTTGGGTCACATCTTTACACAAACGTTCGGGTAGGGTCAATGGTGCGATGAGATCTCTGGCGTACGAGGGCAGGAGGACCAGGTAGTGGCCAAGCGCAACGCACCGACGCTGCGGGCTGTCGCTGCCGCTGCGGGAGTTGATGTTTCGACCGTGTCGCGGATCATCAACAGCCCAGTGGAAGAGCGCGAGAAATGGGCGGGCGCCGAGACCGTCCAACGCATTCTCGCCTGCGCCGCCGAACTCGGTTATCGGCGCAACCCCCATGCGGCGAGCTTGCGCACGGCGCGCACCCTCCAAGTCGGCGTGGTAGTGCCCCGGCTCCAGGACTTCGTCCTCGCGACCATCTTCGAGGGCATCGACGACGCCGCCTCCGCACACGGTTACGCCGCATTCGTCACGAACTCCCTCGACGACCCCGCACAGCGACAATCGCGCGTACACCAGCTACTCGACCGCAGAGTGGACGGAATCATCCTGGCCGATGCGCGTATCGAAGATCCGGTCCTGCACCAGCTGACCTCCGACGGGGTGCCGTTCGTCCTGACCTCACGAGCATCGGGCCCGTACCCCGGCGCCTTCGCCGACGATGAACACGGCGGCTATCTCGTCGCCGGTCACCTCGCCCGCCTCGGCTTCCATGACGTCGCCGTGATCGCCGGACCGGAGTTCACATCGACAGCGAACCTCCGCGTCGACGGGTTTCGCACCGGCTTGCACGAACACGGCCTCACGCTTCCCGAACATCGTCTCGTTCGAACCGGATTCGACGCCGCGGCCGGACGGGCCGGTGTAGAGAGGATCCTCGAACGCGGGACCGTGCCGTCCGCAATTTTCGCCACCAACGATTTCGCCGCCATCGGCGCGATAGGCGGACTGCGGGATCGCGGTCTCCGAGTTCCCGAAGATGTGGCGATAGTCGGTTACAACGACACTCCACTCGCCGAGAATCTGCCGGTGCCACTCACCACCGTTCGGTCACCGATGGTGGAAATGGGCCGCACAGCGTTCCGGCTCC is a genomic window containing:
- a CDS encoding LacI family DNA-binding transcriptional regulator, which translates into the protein MAKRNAPTLRAVAAAAGVDVSTVSRIINSPVEEREKWAGAETVQRILACAAELGYRRNPHAASLRTARTLQVGVVVPRLQDFVLATIFEGIDDAASAHGYAAFVTNSLDDPAQRQSRVHQLLDRRVDGIILADARIEDPVLHQLTSDGVPFVLTSRASGPYPGAFADDEHGGYLVAGHLARLGFHDVAVIAGPEFTSTANLRVDGFRTGLHEHGLTLPEHRLVRTGFDAAAGRAGVERILERGTVPSAIFATNDFAAIGAIGGLRDRGLRVPEDVAIVGYNDTPLAENLPVPLTTVRSPMVEMGRTAFRLLEQALAGNTPTSVALEPSLIVRESTGVAGDRRGPLHSPAGTGRVSEQQVGRQY